The genomic interval AAATGGTGCACCAAGACGTACAGTAGGACTTCGTATGATTGATAAAGGCATTCCTAGAACTGGATACAGGATTTATGATTTAGATGGCAATGAAATTGGTGAAGTGACTTCAGGTACACAATCACCATCTACAGGTCATGCTATCGGTATGGGTATCATACAGCGTGATGCTTTTGAAATGGGTAAAGAAGTCATTGTACAAGTGAGAAAGCGTCAAGTGAAAGCGAAAATTGTTAAAAAGAATCAAATCGAAAAATAGGGAGTGAATACAGTGAGTCATCGTTATATTCCATTAACTGAAAAAGACGAGCAAGAAATGTTAGAGACGATTGGTGTTAAATCTATTCAAGAACTATACAGTGATGTTCCTGAAGATGTGTTATTAAACAGAGATTTAAACATTGCAGATGCAGAGCCAGAAACACAATTATTGAAGCGATTAACACGTATTGCGAATAAAAATATTACAAAAGAAACACATACATCATTTTTAGGTGCAGGCGTTTATGATCATTATGCACCAGCTGTTGTAGATGCGATGATTTCTAGATCTGAATTCTACACTGCATACACACCATATCAACCTGAAATTTCACAAGGGGAATTACAAGCGATTTTTGAATTCCAAACAATGATCTGCGAGTTAACTGCGATGGACGTTGCGAACTCATCAATGTATGACGGTATGACAAGTTTTGCTGAAGCGTGTTTATTAGCTTGGGGTAATACGAAGAAAAATAAAATTGTCGTATCAAAAGGTTTACATTATCAAGCCTTACAAGTGTTAGATACTTATTCAAAAATTCGCGAACAATATGAAGTCGTTACAGTAGATTTAGATGGCACTGTAACAGATTTGAAAAAGTTAGAAGCGGCTATTGATGATGATACGGCAGCAGTTGCAGTACAATATCCCAACTTCTATGGCTCTATTGAAGATTTAGAAGCGATTCAAGCAATGATTGTCGATAAAAAAGCACTCTTTATCGTATATGCGAATCCTTTATCATTAGGTTTATTAACGCCTCCAGGAGAATTCGGCGCAGATATCGTTGTGGGTGATACACAAGTATTCGGTATCCCTACACAATTCGGTGGTCCTCACTGTGGTTACTTTGCAACAACGAAAAAATTGATGCGTAAAATACCTGGCCGTCTCGTAGGTCAAACGACAGATGATGAAGGTCATCGTGGTTTTGTATTAACGTTACAAGCCCGTGAACAACATATTCGTCGTGAAACTGCGACATCTAATATTTGTTCGAACCAGGCACTGAATGCATTAGCGTCTTCTATTTCAATGTCAGCGTTAGGTAAAGAAGGGATTCAAGAAGTTGCTATTCAAAACATGGAAAATGCGAACTATGCAAAAGAGCAATTTAAAAATAGCGGCTTCACTGTTTTAGATGGCGTATCTTATAATGAATTTGTTGTACGCTTTAATCGTCCGATTGCTGAAGTAAACCGTGCACTCTTAGATGAAGGGATTATTGGTGGTTTCGACTTAAGCGTAGTAGATGAATCATTTAACAAGCATATGCTCGTTGCTGTAACGGAATTGAGAACGAAAGAAGAAATCGATACATTTGTGCAGAAAGCTGGTGAAATCAATGGTAAGTAAATCTAGTCCATTAATTTTTGAACGTTCAAGAAAAGGTCGCTTTGCTTATTCTTTACCGCAAAGAGAAATTGATAATGATGTTGCGAATCAACTCCTCGATTCAAAGTTCATTCGTAAAAATAAAGCCGAATTTCCTGAAGTATCAGAACTTGATTTAATTCGTCATTACACTGAACTTTCTAATAAAAACTTTGGTGTAGATTCAGGGTTTTATCCATTGGGTTCATGTACGATGAAATATAATCCTAAAATCAATGAGAAAGTTGCTCGCATTCCAGGATTTACTGAAGCACATCCATTACAAGATGAGGATCAAATTCAAGGAGCTTTAGAAATCATTTACAGCTTGCAAGAAGAACTAAAAGAAATTACTGGAATGGATGAGATTTCACTCCAACCTGCAGCAGGTGCACATGGTGAATGGACAGCGCTTATGATTTTCAAAGCATACCACCTTCAAAATGGTGATACTGAAAGAGATGAAGTGATTGTACCAGACTCAGCACATGGTACGAATCCAGCTTCTGCGGCATTTGCTGGATTTAAAGCTGTGACGGTTAAATCTAATGATAAAGGTGAAGTAGATATCGATCATCTTAAAGAAGTCGTGAGTGATAAAACAGCTGCAATCATGTTAACGAACCCGAACACATTAGGTATTTTTGAAACTAATATTATGGAAATCCGTGATATCGTACACGAAGCGGGTGGCTTACTTTATTATGATGGGGCAAACCTTAATGCGATTATGGATAAAGTACGTCCTGGTGACATGGGATTTGATGCGGTTCATCTTAACTTACACAAAACATTTACAGGTCCTCATGGTGGCGGTGGCCCAGGTTCAGGTCCAATCGGTGTGAAAAAAGAGTTACGTGATTACTTACCAAAACCACTCGTTGTGAAAAATGGCGACCATTTTGAGTATGATAATGACATTCCATATTCAATTGGACGCGTGAAACCATTCTACGGTAACTTCGGTATTTACTTACGTGCTTATACGTATATCCGTACAATGGGTTATGAAGGATTGAAAGAAGTATCTGAAGCGGCTGTATTAAACGCAAACTACATGAAGGCACGCTTAAAAGATACATTCGTTATTCCATTCGACCAATATTGTAAACACGAATTCGTATTAAGTGGTACGAAGCAGAAAAAACTGGGTGTACGTACTTTAGATATGGCTAAACGCTTGCTAGACTTTGGTGTTCATCCACCTACAGTTTATTTCCCATTAATTGTTGATGAAGGTATGATGATAGAACCAACAGAAACAGAATCTAAAGAAACGTTAGACTATTTCTGTGATGCCTTAATCCAAATTGCCAAAGAAGCTGAGGAAGATCCAGACAAAGTGTTAGAAGCACCGCATACGACAATTATCGATCGTTTGGATGAAACAACAGCAGCACGTAAGCCAATTTTAAAATTTGAGAACTTAAAAGAAGAAAAGTGAATATATTTTATATGCTTCTTAATGTCTCTGAT from Staphylococcus sp. MI 10-1553 carries:
- the gcvPA gene encoding aminomethyl-transferring glycine dehydrogenase subunit GcvPA, with the protein product MSHRYIPLTEKDEQEMLETIGVKSIQELYSDVPEDVLLNRDLNIADAEPETQLLKRLTRIANKNITKETHTSFLGAGVYDHYAPAVVDAMISRSEFYTAYTPYQPEISQGELQAIFEFQTMICELTAMDVANSSMYDGMTSFAEACLLAWGNTKKNKIVVSKGLHYQALQVLDTYSKIREQYEVVTVDLDGTVTDLKKLEAAIDDDTAAVAVQYPNFYGSIEDLEAIQAMIVDKKALFIVYANPLSLGLLTPPGEFGADIVVGDTQVFGIPTQFGGPHCGYFATTKKLMRKIPGRLVGQTTDDEGHRGFVLTLQAREQHIRRETATSNICSNQALNALASSISMSALGKEGIQEVAIQNMENANYAKEQFKNSGFTVLDGVSYNEFVVRFNRPIAEVNRALLDEGIIGGFDLSVVDESFNKHMLVAVTELRTKEEIDTFVQKAGEINGK
- the gcvPB gene encoding aminomethyl-transferring glycine dehydrogenase subunit GcvPB — encoded protein: MVSKSSPLIFERSRKGRFAYSLPQREIDNDVANQLLDSKFIRKNKAEFPEVSELDLIRHYTELSNKNFGVDSGFYPLGSCTMKYNPKINEKVARIPGFTEAHPLQDEDQIQGALEIIYSLQEELKEITGMDEISLQPAAGAHGEWTALMIFKAYHLQNGDTERDEVIVPDSAHGTNPASAAFAGFKAVTVKSNDKGEVDIDHLKEVVSDKTAAIMLTNPNTLGIFETNIMEIRDIVHEAGGLLYYDGANLNAIMDKVRPGDMGFDAVHLNLHKTFTGPHGGGGPGSGPIGVKKELRDYLPKPLVVKNGDHFEYDNDIPYSIGRVKPFYGNFGIYLRAYTYIRTMGYEGLKEVSEAAVLNANYMKARLKDTFVIPFDQYCKHEFVLSGTKQKKLGVRTLDMAKRLLDFGVHPPTVYFPLIVDEGMMIEPTETESKETLDYFCDALIQIAKEAEEDPDKVLEAPHTTIIDRLDETTAARKPILKFENLKEEK